Proteins encoded in a region of the Synechococcus sp. BIOS-U3-1 genome:
- a CDS encoding AbrB/MazE/SpoVT family DNA-binding domain-containing protein: MRSAITSRGQTVIPVAIRERFDLGPSQRLEWLVEEDGSIRVVPVVASPVQTFRGQGRAGGSTARLLADRELDRNAEG, translated from the coding sequence TTGAGAAGCGCGATCACCTCGCGTGGCCAAACCGTTATCCCAGTTGCGATTCGTGAGCGCTTTGATCTGGGTCCATCTCAACGCTTGGAGTGGTTGGTTGAAGAGGACGGTTCGATTCGAGTGGTGCCTGTGGTGGCATCTCCCGTGCAGACCTTTCGCGGACAGGGTCGTGCAGGTGGCTCTACAGCGAGGCTCCTGGCAGATCGGGAGCTCGATCGAAACGCTGAAGGGTGA
- a CDS encoding YdcF family protein: protein MAIWLSKILPFALLPIGLSLILLFVGLIGRWRWPVITAVVLLWLFSLGLVSQILWRLLEAPWQRQSAAKAENADAIVVLSGGRHPAPGAAKVSEWHDPDRFLAGLDLYRKGKAPRLLFTGGASPFSPGQPLEGERYSEEAKQFGIPAAAMQSTPPVVNTAQEAIGIRKLLQSPDRSASIQRILFVTSAFHMRRAQRLFERQGVKVIPFPVDFQARGHWAGPIWRDPTQWLPTAAALDGSSRALRELLGRLAYRAW, encoded by the coding sequence ATGGCCATCTGGCTGAGCAAAATCCTGCCGTTTGCTCTGTTGCCAATTGGCCTCAGTTTGATTCTGCTTTTTGTGGGCTTGATCGGTCGCTGGCGCTGGCCAGTGATCACGGCTGTGGTCTTGCTTTGGCTGTTTTCGCTGGGGCTGGTGAGCCAGATCCTCTGGCGTTTGTTGGAAGCACCCTGGCAACGCCAATCGGCAGCCAAGGCTGAGAATGCTGATGCGATCGTTGTGCTCAGTGGCGGACGTCACCCGGCTCCCGGCGCTGCGAAGGTCAGCGAGTGGCATGACCCAGATCGCTTTCTCGCAGGACTCGATCTGTATCGCAAGGGCAAAGCGCCGCGCTTGCTGTTTACCGGCGGTGCCAGTCCGTTCAGCCCAGGCCAGCCACTGGAAGGGGAGCGTTACTCAGAGGAAGCCAAGCAGTTCGGCATTCCTGCTGCGGCGATGCAGAGCACACCGCCCGTGGTCAACACAGCGCAGGAAGCCATTGGGATTCGCAAGCTGCTTCAGAGTCCTGATCGCTCAGCCAGCATCCAAAGAATTCTCTTTGTCACCAGTGCATTTCATATGCGCAGAGCCCAACGCTTGTTCGAACGCCAGGGGGTGAAGGTGATTCCATTCCCGGTGGATTTCCAGGCCCGTGGCCACTGGGCAGGGCCGATTTGGCGCGATCCCACCCAGTGGCTTCCGACCGCTGCGGCTCTTGATGGCAGCTCACGGGCCTTGCGTGAGTTGCTTGGCAGACTGGCTTATCGGGCCTGGTAG
- a CDS encoding photosystem II reaction center protein L, whose product MERNKNPNTLPVELNRTSLYLGLLFVFVTGILFSSYFFN is encoded by the coding sequence ATGGAGCGCAACAAAAATCCCAATACCTTGCCGGTTGAACTCAACCGGACCAGCCTTTATCTGGGTCTTCTGTTTGTGTTCGTCACAGGCATTCTGTTCTCCAGCTACTTCTTCAACTGA
- a CDS encoding gluconeogenesis factor YvcK family protein, with the protein MQAERQRDLMLRSRRAVRWLQPGLVVKRWLLTSGIGLMLALLGAAVWADLQPIYWMLWAIQESLSWITRVMPRGITGPLVLLVGVGLLLWGQSRSFGSIQQALAPEKDTVLVDALRAKSRLNRGPNIVAIGGGTGLSTLLSGLKRYSSHITAIVTVADDGGSSGVLRRELGVQPPGDIRNCLAALSTEEPLLTRLFQYRFSAGGGLEGHSFGNLFLSALTAITGSLETAITASSRVLAVQGQVVPATNVDVRLWAELEDGRRIEGESAIGKAPSPIVRLGCLPERPPALPRALEAIAQADLILLGPGSLYTSLLPNLLVPELVSAIQRSRAPRLYICNLMTQPGETDGLDVSGHLRAIEAQLASLGISHRLFDAVLAQEPIRQSPLIKHYRSRGAEPVTCNRRELEAEGYDVMEATLQGSRPTATLRHDPRSLALGVMRFYRRYKAERTSAMS; encoded by the coding sequence ATGCAGGCCGAACGGCAGCGCGATCTGATGCTGCGCTCCCGCCGAGCCGTGCGTTGGCTCCAACCAGGTCTGGTCGTGAAGCGCTGGCTACTCACCTCAGGGATTGGCCTGATGTTGGCCCTGCTCGGTGCTGCCGTCTGGGCCGACTTACAGCCGATCTACTGGATGCTCTGGGCCATCCAGGAATCCCTGAGCTGGATCACAAGAGTGATGCCAAGGGGCATTACCGGACCATTGGTGCTGCTCGTGGGAGTCGGCCTGCTGCTCTGGGGGCAGAGCCGCAGCTTCGGCTCCATCCAGCAGGCCCTGGCTCCAGAAAAAGACACCGTGCTGGTGGATGCGCTGCGCGCCAAAAGCCGCCTCAACCGTGGTCCAAACATCGTCGCCATCGGCGGCGGCACCGGGCTTTCCACGCTGCTGAGTGGCCTCAAGCGCTACAGCAGCCACATCACGGCCATCGTCACCGTGGCTGACGATGGTGGCAGCAGCGGCGTGCTGCGACGAGAGCTGGGCGTGCAGCCACCTGGCGACATCCGCAACTGTCTGGCCGCGTTATCCACCGAAGAACCGCTGCTGACCCGTCTGTTCCAGTACCGGTTCTCCGCCGGAGGCGGTCTTGAAGGTCATAGCTTCGGCAATCTGTTCCTGTCGGCACTCACGGCCATCACCGGCAGCCTGGAAACCGCGATCACCGCCTCAAGCCGCGTGCTGGCGGTGCAGGGCCAGGTGGTGCCCGCCACGAATGTGGATGTGCGGCTTTGGGCGGAACTAGAAGACGGTCGCCGCATAGAAGGCGAATCGGCGATCGGCAAGGCACCGAGCCCCATCGTTCGTCTGGGCTGCTTGCCTGAACGTCCGCCAGCACTCCCGAGGGCTCTTGAAGCCATTGCACAAGCCGATCTGATTTTGCTGGGCCCAGGCAGCCTTTACACCTCACTGCTGCCCAATCTGCTGGTCCCTGAACTGGTGAGCGCCATCCAACGCAGCCGCGCACCCAGGCTTTACATCTGCAATCTGATGACGCAGCCCGGAGAAACCGATGGTCTGGATGTGAGCGGACATTTGAGAGCGATCGAAGCGCAATTGGCCTCACTCGGCATCAGCCATCGACTGTTTGATGCTGTGCTCGCTCAAGAGCCCATTCGGCAATCGCCGCTGATCAAGCATTACCGCTCACGCGGCGCTGAGCCGGTGACCTGCAACCGCCGCGAACTGGAAGCCGAGGGATACGACGTGATGGAAGCAACACTGCAGGGCAGCCGGCCTACAGCAACCCTGCGTCATGACCCCCGCAGCTTGGCCCTGGGAGTGATGCGCTTTTACAGAAGGTACAAAGCAGAAAGAACGTCTGCTATGAGTTGA
- the nuoB gene encoding NADH-quinone oxidoreductase subunit NuoB yields MTSSIERAATTGEPPSIQAVRDLRESSCGPVAGAADGVPTVTQDLSENIILTSLDDLHNWARLSSLWPLLYGTACCFIEFAALLGSRFDFDRFGLVPRSSPRQADLLLVAGTVTMKMAPALVRLYEQMPEPKYVIAMGACTITGGMFSSDSTTAVRGVDKLIPVDLYLPGCPPRPEAIFDAVIKLRKKVANESVADRRLLIQTHRYCTVEHAMTPVEPIVTGAYLRAETQVAALKPGAGLPMPALETAEPVKIPEES; encoded by the coding sequence ATGACCTCATCCATTGAACGTGCTGCAACAACAGGAGAACCCCCCTCGATTCAGGCGGTCCGCGATCTGAGGGAATCCAGCTGCGGACCTGTGGCTGGCGCTGCGGATGGTGTGCCGACCGTCACTCAGGACCTCAGCGAAAACATCATTCTCACGAGCTTGGATGATCTGCACAACTGGGCACGACTGAGCAGTCTTTGGCCACTTCTCTATGGAACGGCTTGCTGCTTCATTGAATTCGCTGCCTTGCTGGGCTCACGTTTTGATTTCGATCGTTTCGGTCTTGTGCCGCGCAGTTCACCGCGTCAGGCCGATCTCTTGCTCGTCGCTGGCACGGTCACGATGAAGATGGCGCCAGCGCTGGTGCGTCTCTATGAGCAGATGCCTGAGCCCAAATATGTGATCGCCATGGGTGCCTGCACCATCACCGGTGGCATGTTCAGCTCAGACTCCACGACCGCCGTTCGCGGAGTGGACAAGCTGATTCCCGTTGACCTCTACTTGCCCGGCTGTCCCCCCAGGCCTGAAGCGATCTTCGATGCGGTGATCAAGCTGCGTAAGAAAGTGGCCAACGAATCCGTGGCAGATCGTCGTCTGCTAATTCAGACCCATCGCTACTGCACGGTGGAGCATGCGATGACTCCTGTTGAGCCGATCGTCACCGGTGCTTACTTGCGTGCTGAAACTCAGGTTGCTGCACTCAAACCTGGCGCAGGATTGCCGATGCCTGCTTTGGAGACAGCTGAACCCGTCAAGATCCCTGAGGAGTCATGA
- a CDS encoding NAD(P)H-quinone oxidoreductase subunit J, with the protein MSATPEKETKADVPVATGPDPGPVSQWLSEQGFDHAVLDPDHVGVEQIGVEALFLPVIAAALKSHGFDHLQCQGGYDEGPGQQLVSFYHFIALAEVADGLVDQLREVRLKVFLSREGEPSIPSLYGLFRGADWQERETFDMFGINFEGHPHPKRLLMPEDWTGWPLRKDYVQPDFYEMQDAY; encoded by the coding sequence ATGAGCGCAACCCCTGAGAAGGAAACCAAGGCAGATGTTCCAGTTGCGACGGGACCGGATCCAGGGCCTGTCAGTCAATGGTTGAGTGAGCAAGGTTTTGATCACGCTGTGCTGGATCCTGACCATGTCGGGGTCGAGCAGATCGGTGTGGAGGCGTTGTTTCTCCCTGTGATCGCAGCAGCTCTCAAAAGCCACGGTTTTGATCATTTGCAATGCCAAGGCGGCTACGACGAAGGGCCTGGCCAGCAATTGGTCAGCTTCTATCACTTCATCGCACTGGCAGAAGTTGCTGATGGTCTGGTGGATCAGCTACGCGAAGTACGTTTAAAGGTGTTTCTATCCAGGGAGGGAGAGCCCTCTATTCCCAGTCTCTACGGACTATTCCGAGGTGCCGACTGGCAGGAACGCGAGACTTTCGACATGTTCGGTATCAATTTTGAAGGCCATCCCCATCCCAAGCGGTTACTGATGCCTGAGGATTGGACCGGTTGGCCACTGCGCAAGGACTACGTGCAGCCTGATTTTTATGAGATGCAGGACGCTTATTAA
- a CDS encoding photosystem II reaction center protein J translates to MSGKKSGLPDGRIPDRLPDGRPAVAWRSRWTEGTLPLWLIATAGGMAAIFVVGLFFYGSYTGVGSA, encoded by the coding sequence ATGAGTGGTAAGAAATCAGGTCTTCCCGACGGTCGTATTCCCGATCGTTTACCCGATGGTCGCCCAGCAGTTGCTTGGCGCTCTCGCTGGACAGAAGGCACATTGCCTCTATGGCTGATCGCGACTGCAGGAGGGATGGCTGCAATCTTTGTTGTCGGATTGTTCTTCTACGGGTCTTACACCGGTGTTGGTTCCGCCTGA
- a CDS encoding NAD-dependent epimerase gives MTLPVLVTGAAGFIGAALSLRLLERGEKVVGVDNLNSYYDPQLKRARLARIEEVAPPDAWRFEQLALEDGEALMPLFASEQPRVVVNLAAQAGVRYSLENPAAYIQSNLVGFGQILEGCRHHGVENLVYASSSSVYGGNRNLPFHERQPVNHPVSLYAASKKANELMAHTYSHLYGLPATGLRFFTVYGPWGRPDMAPMLFAKAILAGDPIKVFNHGKMQRDFTYIDDIVEGVLRCCDKPATANPDFDPLQPDPASAAAPHRLFNIGNSQPTELLRFIEVMEQALGKEAIKDFQPMQPGDVVATAADTQALEEWVSFRPSTPIEEGVDRFARWYREFYDV, from the coding sequence ATGACCCTTCCAGTTTTGGTGACAGGTGCCGCCGGTTTCATCGGAGCAGCCCTCAGCTTGCGGTTGCTTGAGCGAGGGGAGAAAGTGGTCGGTGTCGATAACCTCAACAGCTACTACGACCCCCAACTCAAACGTGCGCGCCTTGCACGGATTGAGGAAGTAGCTCCACCAGATGCCTGGCGGTTTGAGCAGCTGGCACTGGAGGATGGTGAAGCCTTGATGCCATTGTTCGCGTCAGAGCAGCCACGGGTGGTGGTCAACCTGGCAGCACAAGCTGGTGTTCGCTATTCACTGGAGAATCCAGCTGCCTACATCCAGAGCAATCTGGTGGGTTTTGGGCAAATCCTTGAAGGTTGCCGCCATCACGGAGTGGAGAACCTGGTCTACGCCTCCAGCAGTTCGGTGTATGGCGGCAATCGCAACCTGCCGTTCCATGAACGCCAGCCTGTCAATCACCCGGTGAGCCTCTACGCCGCAAGCAAGAAAGCTAACGAGCTGATGGCTCACACTTACAGCCACCTCTATGGCTTGCCTGCAACCGGACTGCGTTTTTTCACCGTCTATGGCCCCTGGGGCCGGCCGGATATGGCACCGATGCTGTTTGCCAAGGCAATTCTTGCGGGCGATCCGATCAAGGTGTTCAACCACGGAAAGATGCAGCGTGATTTCACCTACATCGACGACATCGTCGAAGGGGTCCTTCGCTGCTGCGATAAACCAGCAACAGCCAATCCCGACTTCGATCCGCTTCAGCCTGATCCGGCATCGGCCGCAGCCCCGCATCGGTTGTTCAACATCGGTAACAGCCAGCCCACTGAATTGCTGCGCTTCATTGAGGTGATGGAGCAAGCGCTGGGCAAAGAAGCGATCAAGGATTTCCAGCCGATGCAGCCTGGTGATGTGGTGGCGACTGCTGCGGATACCCAGGCTCTTGAGGAGTGGGTGAGCTTTCGTCCCAGCACTCCGATCGAAGAAGGTGTGGATCGCTTTGCACGTTGGTATCGGGAGTTTTACGACGTCTGA
- a CDS encoding photosynthesis system II assembly factor Ycf48: MNSLIKSLAKLALVVCIGFGLGGCVTTKVPTATASPWQVIDLNTQANPLDVAFTSADHGYLVGSNRLILETNDGGASWNERSLDLPEEENFRLISIAFEGDDGWIAGQPGLLMHTTDGGQNWTRLFLDTKLPGEPYLITAIGPNSAELATNVGAVYRTSDGGGSWDAEVSDAAGSIRDLRRSPDGAYVSVSSLGNFYATWDPGQTVWQVHQRVSSQRLQSIGYQPDGRLWMVARGAQIRFNEDAADKENWSKPIIPITNGYGYMDMAWSDDGAIWASGGNGTLLVSRDEGNSWERDPESVQAPTNFNRFAFDDTGNQKHAFLLGERGLMLRWSASS, encoded by the coding sequence ATGAATTCCCTGATCAAATCCCTGGCCAAGTTGGCACTCGTGGTCTGCATCGGCTTCGGTCTCGGCGGTTGCGTCACCACCAAGGTTCCCACTGCAACAGCAAGCCCCTGGCAGGTGATCGATCTCAACACCCAGGCCAATCCGCTGGATGTTGCCTTTACCAGCGCCGACCATGGCTATTTGGTGGGCAGCAACCGCCTAATTCTTGAAACGAATGACGGTGGCGCCAGCTGGAATGAACGCAGCCTGGATCTGCCAGAAGAAGAAAACTTCCGCCTGATCAGCATCGCTTTCGAAGGTGATGACGGCTGGATTGCAGGTCAACCTGGACTGCTGATGCACACCACCGATGGTGGGCAGAACTGGACGCGCTTGTTCTTGGATACCAAGCTTCCAGGCGAGCCTTATCTGATCACTGCCATTGGGCCAAACAGTGCGGAACTAGCCACCAATGTGGGAGCTGTGTACCGAACCAGCGACGGCGGTGGCAGCTGGGACGCTGAGGTGAGTGATGCCGCAGGTTCCATTCGCGATCTGCGGCGGAGTCCTGATGGCGCCTACGTCAGCGTCAGCAGCTTGGGCAACTTCTACGCCACCTGGGATCCAGGCCAGACGGTCTGGCAAGTCCATCAGCGGGTCAGCAGCCAAAGGCTGCAGAGCATTGGATACCAGCCCGACGGCCGGCTGTGGATGGTGGCTCGTGGGGCACAGATCCGCTTCAACGAGGATGCAGCCGACAAAGAGAACTGGAGCAAGCCGATCATCCCCATCACCAACGGCTATGGCTACATGGACATGGCCTGGTCTGATGACGGAGCGATTTGGGCCAGCGGTGGTAACGGCACCCTGTTGGTCAGCCGAGATGAGGGCAACAGCTGGGAGCGCGACCCTGAGAGCGTGCAAGCACCAACCAACTTCAATCGCTTTGCTTTCGACGACACAGGCAATCAGAAGCATGCGTTTCTGCTAGGTGAGCGCGGGTTGATGCTGCGCTGGTCAGCGTCGAGCTGA
- the psbE gene encoding cytochrome b559 subunit alpha, whose translation MAAGSTGERPFFEIITSIRYWVIHAITLPSIFLAGFLFVSTGLAYDAFGTPRPDSYYQASESKAPVVGQRFEGKSDLDLRLK comes from the coding sequence ATGGCCGCCGGCTCAACCGGGGAACGTCCGTTTTTCGAGATCATTACCAGTATTCGCTATTGGGTGATCCACGCAATCACGTTGCCTTCCATCTTCCTTGCTGGATTCCTGTTTGTGTCTACAGGCCTGGCCTACGACGCTTTCGGAACCCCACGCCCTGACTCGTATTACCAAGCCAGTGAGAGCAAAGCTCCTGTGGTTGGTCAGCGCTTCGAAGGCAAGTCGGATCTTGACTTACGCCTGAAATAA
- a CDS encoding ABC transporter ATP-binding protein, with the protein MQWGSKPVLDDVSLSMQPGERIAVVGPSGAGKSTVLRLLAGLQVPTAGELRLFGELQEYLRLDQRRPPDVRLVFQNPALLASLTVEENVGFLLMRLGRMTAPQIRERVQQCLEAVGLNDVADQYPGQLSGGMQKRVSFARALIDDPDREEGAMPLLLYDEPTAGLDPVASTRIEDLIVKTTTVARGCSVVVSHVHSTIERSAERIVMLYGGRFQWDGSVDEYRSTDNPYVVQFRTGNLRGPMQPSDQ; encoded by the coding sequence ATGCAGTGGGGATCCAAGCCTGTTCTTGACGATGTGTCGCTCTCCATGCAGCCAGGAGAACGTATTGCTGTGGTGGGGCCTTCAGGAGCTGGCAAATCCACGGTGCTGCGATTGTTGGCTGGATTGCAGGTCCCTACAGCTGGTGAACTGCGCCTGTTTGGTGAATTGCAGGAGTACTTGCGCCTGGATCAGCGACGGCCGCCGGATGTGCGTCTGGTGTTTCAAAACCCTGCATTGCTGGCTTCGCTCACGGTTGAAGAAAACGTCGGCTTTCTATTGATGCGTCTTGGGCGCATGACAGCTCCCCAAATTCGTGAGCGCGTGCAGCAGTGTCTTGAGGCTGTTGGACTGAATGATGTGGCTGATCAATATCCGGGTCAGCTCAGTGGCGGCATGCAGAAACGAGTGAGCTTTGCCAGGGCTCTGATTGATGATCCCGATCGCGAAGAGGGCGCGATGCCTCTGCTGCTGTATGACGAGCCGACGGCAGGGCTTGATCCTGTGGCCTCAACCCGCATTGAGGATCTGATCGTGAAGACCACCACCGTGGCCCGCGGCTGCTCGGTTGTGGTGAGTCATGTGCACAGCACCATCGAGCGTTCAGCCGAACGGATTGTGATGCTCTATGGCGGCCGTTTCCAGTGGGACGGCTCGGTCGATGAGTATCGCTCCACCGATAACCCCTATGTCGTTCAGTTCAGGACGGGTAACCTGCGCGGACCGATGCAGCCCTCCGATCAATGA
- a CDS encoding PIN domain-containing protein: MPAFCLDTSAIITLRDDEPGAERVATLLEGPDLCLACFITLMEVLYRVWKDEGERSGRLAYEQLQSLQIQWVDQTEPLLHEASRIKASHPLSVADAWIAATAILSRATLLHKVPGFEAMTELDQDWLA, from the coding sequence ATGCCAGCTTTTTGCCTCGATACCTCAGCAATCATTACCTTGCGAGATGACGAGCCAGGCGCAGAGCGCGTCGCCACGTTGTTGGAAGGACCTGATCTCTGTCTCGCCTGTTTCATCACGCTCATGGAGGTGCTCTACCGGGTTTGGAAAGACGAAGGAGAGAGGAGTGGGCGTCTTGCTTATGAACAGTTGCAATCTTTGCAAATCCAATGGGTTGACCAGACAGAACCCTTGTTACATGAGGCCTCTCGAATCAAGGCGTCGCATCCACTTTCCGTTGCTGATGCCTGGATCGCTGCCACGGCGATCCTCAGTCGGGCAACGCTGCTGCATAAGGTCCCAGGATTTGAGGCCATGACTGAGCTGGATCAGGATTGGTTGGCTTGA
- a CDS encoding rubredoxin: MSDEPQAPQDPANQTISGSKIAASEIADNEVEQVSEADPSVETSTDTKVRAPEKTLAEQPSDPLTHRFECRSCGFVYDPEEGVKKLRIESGTAFQQLDALAFRCPVCRSRVGAFRDIGPRSKASGFEENLDFGLGVNRLTPGQKNVLIFGSLALGFAFFLSLYSLR; this comes from the coding sequence GTGAGCGACGAACCACAAGCACCGCAGGACCCTGCGAATCAGACAATTTCTGGTTCCAAAATTGCTGCTTCCGAAATTGCTGACAACGAGGTGGAGCAAGTCTCTGAAGCTGATCCTTCAGTCGAGACTTCAACAGATACAAAGGTGCGCGCCCCAGAAAAGACTCTGGCGGAACAACCAAGTGATCCACTCACGCACCGTTTCGAATGCCGTAGCTGCGGATTCGTCTACGACCCTGAAGAAGGCGTCAAAAAACTGCGCATCGAATCGGGCACTGCTTTTCAGCAGCTGGATGCTTTGGCGTTCCGCTGCCCGGTCTGCCGCAGCAGAGTTGGCGCCTTCCGCGACATTGGACCTCGCTCCAAGGCCAGTGGGTTCGAAGAGAATCTCGATTTCGGCCTGGGCGTCAATCGTTTGACCCCAGGACAGAAGAATGTGCTGATCTTCGGCAGCTTGGCTCTTGGATTTGCCTTCTTCCTCTCGTTGTATTCACTGCGCTAG
- the psbF gene encoding cytochrome b559 subunit beta produces the protein MTQTPTSSKPRVYPIFTVRWLALHTLGVPAVFFIGALAAMQFIRR, from the coding sequence ATGACGCAGACACCCACCTCCTCAAAACCCCGCGTTTATCCGATCTTTACGGTTCGCTGGCTTGCCCTTCACACCCTGGGAGTACCCGCGGTGTTCTTTATTGGCGCTTTGGCCGCCATGCAATTCATTCGCCGCTGA
- a CDS encoding NAD(P)H-quinone oxidoreductase subunit 3 → MFVLPGYDAFLGFLLIAAAVPVLALVTNKLVSPRSQVGERELTYESGMEPIGGAWIQFNIRYYMFALVFVIFDVETVFLYPWAVAFHRLGILAFIEALVFIAILVVALAYAWRKGALEWS, encoded by the coding sequence ATGTTTGTCCTTCCGGGGTACGACGCTTTCCTCGGCTTCCTGCTGATTGCAGCGGCTGTGCCTGTGTTGGCCCTGGTGACGAACAAGCTTGTGTCTCCCCGGAGTCAGGTTGGCGAGCGTGAACTCACCTATGAGTCGGGCATGGAGCCAATTGGCGGAGCCTGGATCCAGTTCAACATCCGCTACTACATGTTTGCGTTGGTCTTCGTGATCTTCGATGTGGAAACGGTTTTCCTCTATCCATGGGCCGTGGCATTCCACCGGCTAGGTATTTTGGCTTTCATAGAAGCCTTGGTGTTCATTGCCATCCTTGTGGTGGCTTTGGCCTATGCCTGGCGCAAGGGCGCCCTGGAGTGGAGCTGA